A portion of the Aricia agestis chromosome 1, ilAriAges1.1, whole genome shotgun sequence genome contains these proteins:
- the LOC121728203 gene encoding peroxisome biogenesis factor 1 isoform X2 — protein MLGGVRLKVTFTYERSCFGYINFKYSSNNEQSQCIQILSKENPIVLWAVFSNTIPEGHIACNPIYSKLLGLEEGLEVFVSPYGDVKVLNELHVDADSPDDQEILEHNVEILQFRILDQLRLVVAEQKAVVWISSSLPIVFTPKQTGILVNESRIYVKVDAFNSIHGSPQNIPTNNINDKDNTKFNSIGQINDSMLAPYFKVPKRLVLRALPIDGDGKKNLIHPYSVFIHEDVLGDIPKNLTVILATMMEIQSIMQDDKEDEETDNSNQIDGICVEIVPIDNVIYRSLCREVYNKNIPTVLIPKNLNSIINIENGMKIIFTVLGDTLESPEHIDIVTYCDKVQSETEVIEKFKKCVVENTHSGKKFLINDNMVKQNTQISNGFLRLKLKPDKIKYTMLNSESFRHCTVSAKCLNDADLVLPKQVTSNLDYDYKNYCRTMQSNQKLVEKIISHINFEIHREANFKGVSEIKSNILITGSSGCGKSAICHIVQKEITFWSHLLHCRSLKGRKDIPEVIGKAILMCQEHSPAVLICDDFDSLVPPNLEGTSPQDIAYYQRLAVCIKKMLQTCVGVCVLLTAGSIKELHPTLRQFNGKPLFTAQFDVPELNQDERAELFKHLLNDKIRETFRVEEDDVTRLAMDTPGYNVRDIVDYFNKKVFKAIKKKKAHAEEPKPRLVEDAAKDEEKSKAFDIWGPVGGLDDVKQQLTECIFWPLMYPALFPSRGCGVLLYGPPGSGKSLLGSCLARLAGVNIIVVKGPELLSKYIGQSERAVRDVFDKAEMRRPCILFFDEFDSLAPK, from the exons atgtTAGGTGGCGTTCGCCTGAAAGTTACTTTTACTTATGAGCGCTCTTGTTTTGGTTatattaatttcaaatattCTTCCAATAATGAACag TCCCAGTGCATACAAATTTTGTCAAAGGAGAATCCAATTGTATTATGGGCAGTATTCAGTAACACTATTCCGGAAGGTCACATAGCATGTAATCCTATATATAGCAAGTTACTCGGTCTAGAAGAGGGCTTGGAAGTGTTCGTATCTCCATATGGTGATGTCAAAGTTTTGAACGAGCTTCATGTCGATGCTGATAGTCCAGATGATCAAGAAATTTTG gaACACAATGTGGAAATTTTGCAGTTCAGGATATTAGACCAGTTACGTTTAGTGGTGGCTGAACAAAAAGCCGTAGTATGGATATCATCATCTTTGCCCATAGTCTTTACTCCAAAACAAACTGGCATATTAGTCAATGAGAGTAGAATTTATGTGAAAGTAGATGCTTTTAATAGTATACATGGTAGTCCTCAAAACATACCTACCaacaatataaatgataaagaCAACACAAAATTTAATAGCATCGGCCAAATCAATGACAGCATGTTAGCTCCTTATTTTAAGGTACCAAAGCGACTAGTGTTACGGGCATTGCCAATAGATGGTGATGGCAAAAAGAATTTAATCCACCCATACTCAGTTTTTATCCATGAAGATGTGTTAGGTGATATTCCTAAAAATTTAACAGTCATTTTAGCCACCATGATGGAAATACAATCAATAATGCAAGATGATAAGGAGGATGAAGAAACGGATAATAGTAACCAAATAGATGGTATTTGTGTAGAAATAGTACCAATAGACAATGTTATATACAGAAGTCTATGTAGAGAAGTGTACAACAAAAACATTCCAACTGTACTTATTCCTAAAAATCttaattcaataataaatatagaGAATGGTATGAAAATCATATTCACTGTACTGGGTGATACTTTAGAAAGTCCAGAGCACATAGATATAGTAACATACTGTGACAAAGTACAAAGTGAAACTGAGGTtatagaaaagtttaaaaagtgtGTAGTAGAAAACACACATTCTGGAAAAAAGTTTCTTATAAATGATAACATGGTGAAGCAGAATACACAAATAAGCAATGGTTTCCTCAGATTGAAACTTAAGCCTGATAAAATCAAGTACACCATGTTGAATTCAGAATCATTCCGACATTGTACTGTCTCAGCTAAATGTTTAAATGACGCCGATTTAGTTTTACCGAAACAGGTAACTTCAAACTTGGATTATGACTACAAAAATTACTGCAGAACAATGCAATCTAACCAAAAATTGGTGGAGAAAATAATATCACAcataaattttgaaattcatagAGAGGCAAATTTTAAAGGAGTATCAGAaatcaaaagtaatattttgataacag gtTCCAGCGGTTGTGGCAAATCAGCAATTTGTCATATTGTCCAGAAAGAAATAACGTTTTGGTCCCATTTGCTACACTGTCGGTCCTTGAAGGGTCGGAAAGATATTCCGGAAGTCATAGGTAAAGCAATACTAATGTGCCAAGAGCACAGTCCGGCTGTATTAATTTGTGACGATTTTGACTCCCTGGTTCCACCTAACTTAGAGGGTACATCACCACAGGACATTGCTTACTATCAAAG GTTAGCGGtgtgtataaaaaaaatgttgcagACATGTGTCGGTGTGTGCGTGCTGCTGACGGCGGGCAGCATCAAGGAGCTGCACCCCACACTTCGACAGTTCAACGGAAAACCACTTTTCACTGCACAATTTGATGTGCCTGAATTGAACCAa GATGAGAGAGCTGAACTTTTCAAACACTTGCTAAACGACAAGATAAGAGAGACATTCCGGGTAGAGGAGGATGATGTCACGAGGCTCGCCATGGATACGCCCGGTTACAACGTCCGGGACATCGTCGATTACTTCAATAAGAAAGTGTTTAAAGCTATTAAGAAGAAAA AAGCCCATGCAGAGGAGCCAAAGCCCCGCCTAGTGGAAGACGCGGCTAAGGACGAGGAGAAGTCCAAAGCGTTTGACATCTGGGGGCCGGTCGGCGGGCTGGATGATGTCAAGCAACAACTCACAGAGTGTATATTCTGGCCGTTAATG tACCCGGCGTTGTTCCCGTCGCGCGGCTGCGGCGTGCTGCTGTACGGCCCGCCGGGGTCGGGCAAGTCGCTGCTGGGCTCGTGCCTGGCGCGGCTCGCCGGCGTCAACATCATCGTGGTGAAGGGGCCAGAGCTACTCAGCAAGTACATAGGCCAGAGCGAGCGCGCCGTGCGGGACGTGTTCGACAA GGCCGAGATGCGGAGACCGTGTATTCTATTCTTCGACGAATTCGACAGTCTCGCCCCAAAGTAA
- the LOC121728203 gene encoding peroxisome biogenesis factor 1 isoform X1, protein MLGGVRLKVTFTYERSCFGYINFKYSSNNEQSQCIQILSKENPIVLWAVFSNTIPEGHIACNPIYSKLLGLEEGLEVFVSPYGDVKVLNELHVDADSPDDQEILEHNVEILQFRILDQLRLVVAEQKAVVWISSSLPIVFTPKQTGILVNESRIYVKVDAFNSIHGSPQNIPTNNINDKDNTKFNSIGQINDSMLAPYFKVPKRLVLRALPIDGDGKKNLIHPYSVFIHEDVLGDIPKNLTVILATMMEIQSIMQDDKEDEETDNSNQIDGICVEIVPIDNVIYRSLCREVYNKNIPTVLIPKNLNSIINIENGMKIIFTVLGDTLESPEHIDIVTYCDKVQSETEVIEKFKKCVVENTHSGKKFLINDNMVKQNTQISNGFLRLKLKPDKIKYTMLNSESFRHCTVSAKCLNDADLVLPKQVTSNLDYDYKNYCRTMQSNQKLVEKIISHINFEIHREANFKGVSEIKSNILITGSSGCGKSAICHIVQKEITFWSHLLHCRSLKGRKDIPEVIGKAILMCQEHSPAVLICDDFDSLVPPNLEGTSPQDIAYYQRLAVCIKKMLQTCVGVCVLLTAGSIKELHPTLRQFNGKPLFTAQFDVPELNQDERAELFKHLLNDKIRETFRVEEDDVTRLAMDTPGYNVRDIVDYFNKKVFKAIKKKKAHAEEPKPRLVEDAAKDEEKSKAFDIWGPVGGLDDVKQQLTECIFWPLMYPALFPSRGCGVLLYGPPGSGKSLLGSCLARLAGVNIIVVKGPELLSKYIGQSERAVRDVFDKAEMRRPCILFFDEFDSLAPKRGHDSTGVTDRVVNQLLARLDGAEGAPSGPVLVATSRPDLLDPALLRAGRIQTHIYTPLPDQRGRHEVLKTLSTSVSLDESVDLAALSERTEGYSPADLKALLVTAQLGRLERQLVNSENRNVESVVVGEEDIAIALEESKPSLTREQRLFYDTIYKRFRGEKLTTEQRLVARQMERERVTLA, encoded by the exons atgtTAGGTGGCGTTCGCCTGAAAGTTACTTTTACTTATGAGCGCTCTTGTTTTGGTTatattaatttcaaatattCTTCCAATAATGAACag TCCCAGTGCATACAAATTTTGTCAAAGGAGAATCCAATTGTATTATGGGCAGTATTCAGTAACACTATTCCGGAAGGTCACATAGCATGTAATCCTATATATAGCAAGTTACTCGGTCTAGAAGAGGGCTTGGAAGTGTTCGTATCTCCATATGGTGATGTCAAAGTTTTGAACGAGCTTCATGTCGATGCTGATAGTCCAGATGATCAAGAAATTTTG gaACACAATGTGGAAATTTTGCAGTTCAGGATATTAGACCAGTTACGTTTAGTGGTGGCTGAACAAAAAGCCGTAGTATGGATATCATCATCTTTGCCCATAGTCTTTACTCCAAAACAAACTGGCATATTAGTCAATGAGAGTAGAATTTATGTGAAAGTAGATGCTTTTAATAGTATACATGGTAGTCCTCAAAACATACCTACCaacaatataaatgataaagaCAACACAAAATTTAATAGCATCGGCCAAATCAATGACAGCATGTTAGCTCCTTATTTTAAGGTACCAAAGCGACTAGTGTTACGGGCATTGCCAATAGATGGTGATGGCAAAAAGAATTTAATCCACCCATACTCAGTTTTTATCCATGAAGATGTGTTAGGTGATATTCCTAAAAATTTAACAGTCATTTTAGCCACCATGATGGAAATACAATCAATAATGCAAGATGATAAGGAGGATGAAGAAACGGATAATAGTAACCAAATAGATGGTATTTGTGTAGAAATAGTACCAATAGACAATGTTATATACAGAAGTCTATGTAGAGAAGTGTACAACAAAAACATTCCAACTGTACTTATTCCTAAAAATCttaattcaataataaatatagaGAATGGTATGAAAATCATATTCACTGTACTGGGTGATACTTTAGAAAGTCCAGAGCACATAGATATAGTAACATACTGTGACAAAGTACAAAGTGAAACTGAGGTtatagaaaagtttaaaaagtgtGTAGTAGAAAACACACATTCTGGAAAAAAGTTTCTTATAAATGATAACATGGTGAAGCAGAATACACAAATAAGCAATGGTTTCCTCAGATTGAAACTTAAGCCTGATAAAATCAAGTACACCATGTTGAATTCAGAATCATTCCGACATTGTACTGTCTCAGCTAAATGTTTAAATGACGCCGATTTAGTTTTACCGAAACAGGTAACTTCAAACTTGGATTATGACTACAAAAATTACTGCAGAACAATGCAATCTAACCAAAAATTGGTGGAGAAAATAATATCACAcataaattttgaaattcatagAGAGGCAAATTTTAAAGGAGTATCAGAaatcaaaagtaatattttgataacag gtTCCAGCGGTTGTGGCAAATCAGCAATTTGTCATATTGTCCAGAAAGAAATAACGTTTTGGTCCCATTTGCTACACTGTCGGTCCTTGAAGGGTCGGAAAGATATTCCGGAAGTCATAGGTAAAGCAATACTAATGTGCCAAGAGCACAGTCCGGCTGTATTAATTTGTGACGATTTTGACTCCCTGGTTCCACCTAACTTAGAGGGTACATCACCACAGGACATTGCTTACTATCAAAG GTTAGCGGtgtgtataaaaaaaatgttgcagACATGTGTCGGTGTGTGCGTGCTGCTGACGGCGGGCAGCATCAAGGAGCTGCACCCCACACTTCGACAGTTCAACGGAAAACCACTTTTCACTGCACAATTTGATGTGCCTGAATTGAACCAa GATGAGAGAGCTGAACTTTTCAAACACTTGCTAAACGACAAGATAAGAGAGACATTCCGGGTAGAGGAGGATGATGTCACGAGGCTCGCCATGGATACGCCCGGTTACAACGTCCGGGACATCGTCGATTACTTCAATAAGAAAGTGTTTAAAGCTATTAAGAAGAAAA AAGCCCATGCAGAGGAGCCAAAGCCCCGCCTAGTGGAAGACGCGGCTAAGGACGAGGAGAAGTCCAAAGCGTTTGACATCTGGGGGCCGGTCGGCGGGCTGGATGATGTCAAGCAACAACTCACAGAGTGTATATTCTGGCCGTTAATG tACCCGGCGTTGTTCCCGTCGCGCGGCTGCGGCGTGCTGCTGTACGGCCCGCCGGGGTCGGGCAAGTCGCTGCTGGGCTCGTGCCTGGCGCGGCTCGCCGGCGTCAACATCATCGTGGTGAAGGGGCCAGAGCTACTCAGCAAGTACATAGGCCAGAGCGAGCGCGCCGTGCGGGACGTGTTCGACAA GGCCGAGATGCGGAGACCGTGTATTCTATTCTTCGACGAATTCGACAGTCTCGCCCCAAA ACGTGGCCACGACTCGACCGGTGTGACGGACCGTGTGGTGAACCAGTTGCTTGCGCGGCTGGACGGCGCGGAGGGCGCGCCCAGCGGTCCCGTGCTCGTCGCCACGTCGCGCCCCGACCTGCTCGACCCCGCGCTGCTGCGCGCCGGCCGCATACAGACGCACATCTACACGCCGCTGCCCGACCAG CGGGGTCGTCACGAGGTGCTCAAGACTCTCTCGACCAGTGTGTCGTTGGACGAGTCCGTTGACTTGGCAGCTCTGTCGGAGCGGACGGAGGGCTACTCGCCCGCGGACCTCAAGGCGCTGCTCGTGACTGCGCAGTTGGGCCGACTCGAGCGACAGCTG GTAAACAGCGAGAACAGGAACGTGGAGTCGGTGGTAGTGGGTGAGGAGGACATTGCCATCGCGCTGGAGGAATCCAAACCCTCGCTCACAAGGGAACAGAGGCTGTTCTATGATACCAT ATACAAAAGATTTCGAGGAGAAAAATTAACAACAGAACAAAGACTAGTCGCGCGGCAGATGGAGAGGGAGAGGGTTACTTtggcttga